In the genome of Tursiops truncatus isolate mTurTru1 chromosome 21, mTurTru1.mat.Y, whole genome shotgun sequence, one region contains:
- the LOC101326915 gene encoding sperm-associated antigen 11A-like: MASESTPHLELRYCARLFFKSGDIPPAIRNVICLMQHGTCRLFFCYAGEKKAEICSDPWNRCCIPHTEEEKINK; encoded by the exons ATGGCATCAGAGAGTACACCCCATTTGGAGCTGAGATATTGCGCaaggttgttttttaaatcag GGGACATTCCACCTGCAATTAGAAATGTTATCTGTCTTATGCAACATGGAACCTGCAGACTTTTTTTCTGCTATGCTGGTGAGAAAAAAGCTGAAATCTGCTCTGATCCCTGGAATAGGTGCTGCATACCacatacagaggaagaaaaaataaataaataa